The sequence gggcagggaaaggagcCTGAGCTTAGTGGGGTGTGTTTCCAGGCtttggagtgggaggggcaggactggacctgagctggggaggggccaggagcctgcgcaggggagggggttctgaggggCACTCTGGGAAGTAGGCAAGGGAGCCtaggttggggattggtcctgctttaaggaggggttggactagatgacctcctgagggcccttccaaccctgatagtctatgattctatgaggctCTCGGCAAACCCCCGCACTCTACCGCCTACATTCGAGGCCCCATTGTCTGGTAGTTCTGTCCCTCTGCCGTCCCAGCCAATCAGCGTCATTCGGCTCCTCCAATGGCAGGAGGGGACTAGCCCACCTGACGAAGTGGCCTGGGACGCGGAGACAGACAGAACAAGGCTCCGCCCAAGGAGCTCACGTGCTCGCTAAGCGGGCCAGCGCGGCTCCTCTCTGGAGACTTTGTCACGTGAAGAGAAGAATTCCCCCTCCACATGACCCGTGAGCCAATAGGACGGGCTAAGAGGCGGAGCCGAGGCCGGGCTCGGCCAATGTGAAgacggccgggggaggggaggtgagTTGCCCCAGAAGCAGTGTAAGGAGTGGAGCTGGGCGCGGCCATTGGGGGTGAGTGGAGGGAGTACTGGGCGAGGCCATCAGGTAGAGGCGCTGTCTCTCCGGCGCCCCGTGTTCGGGAGCCACCCGGCgagtggggtgggctgggatgccccgCTCTGTGCTGGGAACCGGGCAGCACCGAGCAGGGACGGGGAGCGCTCCCCGGGGACAGGTGTGATGGGGCGGGGCTACGATGGATGGACGGGGCTAAGAGAGGTGGGGAGGGCAGGCATGATGTCCAATGCATGGGGTGGCTTGGGATAGGATTTGGCAGGGCAGGGTGAAGGCAGGGGAATGGCGTGATGCGGGGCAGGCAgggtgaaggggaggggtggggtatgAATGGGTGCAGATGGATAGTGTGTGGTATGGGGACCGAATGGGTAGGGAGGGGCGCAGCATGGGATACGGGAGTTGGGATGGTGTGGGGGTGTGACAGGAAAGGGTGCTGGAGGTGAGGTGGGCGGGGCAGAGGAGCAGCATGTAGGAGCGGGATAGgacagtgtggggggcagggacaggttccaaggggggggcagtgtgtggtGGGAAGGACTGGGCGCTGCAGAGTCTGTTGATGCCCCTGCAGCGGCACACCTGCACTGACAACAGCATCTGCCCTTTCAGCTTCTGTTTCCTTGGCCGGGGGGCTGCTCTCGTGCTGGCAGGATCAATAGGCCCTTCCGAGTGGTTTGGATGGGGATACAGATGGAGAGTAGCAGAAACTGACAGTAGGGCTGCAGGCTCCATGCTAACAAAGAGAGCTGTAGGGAGGGGTGGGCTGGGACCCTCATCACCTGTCTCCCATCCCAACTGCAGGCATCCCAGTTCAGTATGGCCTTGGTGACCAGTGTGGTTAGTGATCTGGACCATGTCCAGTCTAGGATTTAGGAGAGGGATGGTTTAAACAGCATTAGATTAGCTCAATCTCACAAACCCAGGCATTACGTTGACTGGCTCAGTGCATTCTAAGCATCTAAAGTACAGTTTGTTTGCTCTTGACTGGGTGTTTAAATGGCTAAATAACAGTGACTAACCTATCTTCCTACCCTGGTGTGGCCAGAGCCCAGGAAGAGGGTGCACCCAGCTCGCTAAGGAGACCTGTGGCTGCTGTGAAAATGGCAGGAGTTGCAATCACCACAGGACAGAAAGgctccctggggaaggagggggctgacTAAAAGAAGGGGAGAGGTTATAAATTTGGGCAGTGACCTGCAAAATGAGGTGCTGAATGGGCAAGTGCAGCTGGGACACTTGGGAGGGGTGATCTGCCAGCAAGAatctggctggagatgggacagccAGAGTGGccagaaggggctggggggaggacagGTGGCAAAGGAGACCACCTGGGTCTGTGATAGGATGTGGCTGCAGGAAAGGCTGGTGCAGGTTGACGCTGTGTGTGTCTCCCACAGCAAGAACGAGCCCTGTTCTGTTGGGATGTTGTGTTTAGGAGCTGGGCCTCTCGGTACCAGAAAGGGATTGACAAACCCCAGGGCAtgagaagagccacaaaactGTGCAGGGAGCTGGAGTGGGAGACTCCAGGGAAGGCAGTTGGAGGGGGTAATCTGCCTAAGGGCAAGGGAATGAGcccccaggagggagaggggtaacgTGCAGGGCAGGGGCAAGATTAGGAATTCCAGCAGGGGACTAAGAAAGTGAATCTACTTCCCTTGGTTCTTCTTGGAGCTTCAGTCTGACAGGgtttctccttcacttcctgctAAGCACTCCTATGTGGCTGTTCAacagctgcccagccccaccccagcagtggctgcatgtTAGTGCTGGGTGAGGGATCCCTGTGCATACAGGGGAAGTGCTTGGGATCCTCAGGGGAAAGGAGTTGGAGATGTGTTGAGTTGATTATTTAGGGTGTGGTCTTTCTCCCATTTCTTCCCAGCATGTTGTATTGATTAGCCCCTGGCAGAGGACCCAGAGCAGCACCAGAGGCACAGACTCTCCCCACCACAGGGCTGGATTATCTCGGGGTTCACGGTGCTCTGACCGGGGCTGGGGTTTGACTGACACAcagacgcgcacacacacacacacacacacaccccgagtggGGAGAGCCCAGCTGCATCACTCTGTGGCCATGAGGTGCCTTGTTACCGGGGGCAATGTCAAAGGTGCGTGCAGGGCTACCAgctgggcatgggggtggggaacaggacGTGAGGCCTTTCCCCCTAAGGGTCATTGACTCCTATCTGACCCCAGGGCAGAGGGACTGGGCTCAGCAGGGTGGGGAATGCGACATGGGGCCTTTCGcctctagggggtgctggctccaagTGGCTGTTTTTCTTGCCCCAGAGAGTAGGAGTtgagtgggggtgggatgggtcTGGCCCTGGGTcactgtctctctccttccccccagtccTAGGGAAGGCCGTGCACTCTCTGTCCCGCATCGGAGACGAGCTCTACGTAGACCCCACAGAGGATGGGGTAAGGGGGGGGTGTTGTTTTAACTGGTGGGGGGCACCCTTCTgatctgagggggaggggagaactgaaGGGGGTTGtcagcggggggggtgggggggtggggaatcagGGTTTCGGAGTTATCACTGAGCTCCAAGAGGAGCAAGTTGGGTCACCCCCTGGTTGGTGATGGGGCTGGCTCTCCATGAGGagatgggggggtgagggggctggtCGGTGACGGGGCTAGCTCTCCCGCAGGGGGCTGGTCGGTGGCGGGGCTGGCTCTCCTGCGGGTGGACGACTGGTCGGTGACGGGGCTGGCTGTCCTCTCCACAGCTCTCCCTGCGTGCTGTGAACTCTTCCCGCTCAGCCTACGCCTGCTTCCTGTTCGCCCCGCTCTTCTTCCAGCTTTACGAGGAGGGGAGCCCGGACCCTGATGGGGAGCCTTTCCGCTGCAAGGTCTTCATGAAGGTGAGGTTGCTGTGCTGGGGCGTCAAGAGTGGGCCTCAGAGGGATGGCCCAGGGATATCTGGGATATGGGAAGCCCAGCAGAGGGCCCTGGCTCTATGGTGTGGggcggagggggaagggggggggagagttgggctcagggctgtgctATCTCTTAGCAGCCTGTGTGCCCAGTCCCTGTGTCCCGGGGCTCccctgcagggggcaggagcttgtGGCTTTCTTTGTCCTGGACAGTGAGTGTAGCTGGCACAAGGtgtggtgagggggaggggggaaagacgGAGGAATCAAAAGGGATCAGGGCTTGGGACCACCCTGTTCCATGGGAAAGAATCTTGGTGTgaatctgcaggactcctgggttccctccctggctctgggaggggaataggTGTCTCGTGGTtacagcaggggagctgggagccattTCTCCAGCTGTGTGGCGGGAGGTGCAGGTGGTGACGAGGTGGTGTCTGTGCCTCCCCCCCCAGTCCTTCCTGGGCGTGTTCCGCTCACTGCCCTCCCTAGAGAAGATGGTGGAGAAGTGTTTGATTTCCCTGAATCCCCGGGCCAGCCGGCTGGTCGTGCAGCTGCACTGCAAGTACGGTGAGTGCACTGCTGCTGGGAAACCCCCTagtggggcaggaggcggggatctgggtggccctgctgagGCAAGAAGGGGTATCCAGGGAGCCCCAttagcggggtgggggagggagattaGGGAGCCCTCCAATGGCAGGGGGCACCCCAGGGGTCCAGCAAAGGTAGCAGGGGGCCTGGATGGAGTGAGTTGGgatggagggctggggcagagctgggagccaggtgaGCAGAGGGGACCCTGCAGTGAATGGTACTGGGAAGCGGAAGGGTGCATGCAGGTGGGTGGGGCCGAGGAGTGAGTGAAGCTTTGGGGTGGGGCGAGGCAGTTTCCAAGGGTCAGGTCCCCAGCCTGGTTCCCTACTGAACATAGGGCAAGGCTGGTGAAGTGTACTggggaggagctgcagggatgggtcCTGGGCTGGTGATGGTCCTGATGCAGGGGCAAAGGCGGCCCTGGCCTTGAGCTGCTGTTCTGATGCCTTTGGCAGGAGTCACCAAGACCCACAACCTGTCATTCCAAGAGTGCGAATTGCTACAGGCTGTTTTCGACAAGGAGCTGTGCGCCAACACGCTGCGCGCCCCTGCCCGGTGAGTGGGCTTTGCCGAGttgggggagaggaagcaaaGCATGAAGTATAGCTGAGgagttctcagcctttttctttctgaggcctccccgcatgctataaaaactccaggccCAGTGAGGAGGCCTCCAGGCTTCAGCTGCCGGAACAGGGGCTTCTTCTGGGTGGGGGGCACATTAGCCCTGTGAGGCTGGGGCTCAGGGGCTTCACCTGCAGTGTGTGGGGGACCTTGGGACTCTGGGCTTCAGccactgggcagggggagggattcGGGGCTTTAGCCCTGTGGGACTGGGGGCTTCTGCCTCATGGGGCGCCGGGGCTTGGCGCGCCAGGCTTCAGTCCTGCAGCTTCGCTTCTGGCTTCAACCCCATGGGGCAAAGGGACCTGGGGTTCCAGGCTTCAGTTGCAGGGCCCCACAGACCCCTGAAACCAGTTTGTGGCCCCCTGGGGTGCTGtagacccttggttgagaaccacaggtATAGATGAGGGGAGCACAGAGGGATTGAGGATATATGCTGGCTCCCTTGGGTGTTAGTTTGACACAGAGGGGGTGGGAAGATCAGTGGGGCAGAAGCTCTCTCTGGGGTGCTAGGTTGGCACAGGAAGTGGGAGGATTGGGGGCACAGCTGGCTCTCTGGGGCGCTAGGTCGGcacggagggggtgggaggatgcAGCTGTGTCTGTAGGGTGGGGCTCACAGCTCGCTCACCTCTGATGGCAGGGTGCTGGTGGACGCTGTGGTCCATTTCCCAGTGACGCTGGCCGAGGTGACGCTGGGGGTCAGCCCTGCTGGGAAGGTGAGCTTTCGCAATTACCTGGATGAGGAGACAGGTGAGCCAGCTCCGCCTTCCATGGGCCTCATCCAAAAGAGACCCAGCATGGTCCAGTCCCCTTGCCAGGGGGCTAGATTGAAgctggcaccccctagaggggaagggCCCCATGTCCCACTCCACAAGCCCTGGGgtctgggctggctggctggcatctctggggtgggaggtTTTGGCAGCAGTTTATAGAGAGTGGCCagtgggtcctggggggggggaggtcgtcTTGGCAGTGTGGGGACACCGGGGAGCTGATGTTGAGCTCCCTCTCTGTCTCCAGAGCCGAGCAGGACAATGGTGACTGAGCTGTGCCTCTCCGAGGACGAGTTCCAGGATGTCCAGGTGCAGCAGCAGTCCCATGTCACCTTCTGCCTCAAGGAATTCCGGGTGAGCAAGCAGAGCCAACCCCCACCAGCTCTTCTGCTCTAGCCCCAGAGGGTGGGGCTGCCTCACTGACCCTGTCTGTCTGCCCCTAGGGTCTCCTGAGCTTCGCCGAGTCCTCCAACCTGCCCCTCAACATCCACTTTGACTCCCCTGGCAGGTATGTCCAGGCCAGCCCCTTGTGGGGTGGGGATGCTCCCTCTACCTCAGTGCCCTGAGCTGGCTCTCCCCAGATGAGATCACGTGCTCATTGCCACTCTCACTCCCTGGCCCTGTCTCTGACCCTCTGGATTGGTCAGGGTCCCCTGTGGACTCCCCAGGCCTCTGctgcaactctctctctctctctgtacacaCCCTGTGCTGTCCCTGTAGAGTTCTggacctcccctccccatctgtcTCATTCTCCTGTGATATCCCTGCAGGCCGGCCATCTTCACTCTGTCGGACCCCCTGCTGGAAGTGCACCTGGTTCTAGCCACCCTGTCAGACCCCAACAGCAGCTCACAAGTCTGCTCCACAACCTTGCAGGCCCGGCCAGCCAATGGGTAAGCAGAGCCCTGAGAGTTCGACAGTGGCACTCAGTTGTCATTAGAGTTCAGAGTGAACAGCCCCATTGGACTGGCTGGCTGCCACCTTCCTCATAGGGCTGCTGttgcaggctgtctgcagactcaggcagcagcagcttctgtggGGAAGCCTAAGGGTGGGAGAGCTGGGATACTGGGCTGGCCACAGCAGGGAGGGGTAAGGACCCCATCTCCAGAGGCAGG is a genomic window of Malaclemys terrapin pileata isolate rMalTer1 chromosome 4, rMalTer1.hap1, whole genome shotgun sequence containing:
- the RAD9A gene encoding cell cycle checkpoint control protein RAD9A isoform X3, with the translated sequence MPRSVLGTGQHRAGTGSAPRGQHVVLISPWQRTQSSTRGTDSPHHRAGLSRGSRCSDRGWGLTDTQTRTHTHTHTPRVGRAQLHHSVAMRCLVTGGNVKVLGKAVHSLSRIGDELYVDPTEDGLSLRAVNSSRSAYACFLFAPLFFQLYEEGSPDPDGEPFRCKVFMKSFLGVFRSLPSLEKMVEKCLISLNPRASRLVVQLHCKYGVTKTHNLSFQECELLQAVFDKELCANTLRAPARVLVDAVVHFPVTLAEVTLGVSPAGKVSFRNYLDEETEPSRTMVTELCLSEDEFQDVQVQQQSHVTFCLKEFRAGHLHSVGPPAGSAPGSSHPVRPQQQLTSLLHNLAGPASQWCLSHGYP
- the RAD9A gene encoding cell cycle checkpoint control protein RAD9A isoform X1 — encoded protein: MRCLVTGGNVKVLGKAVHSLSRIGDELYVDPTEDGLSLRAVNSSRSAYACFLFAPLFFQLYEEGSPDPDGEPFRCKVFMKSFLGVFRSLPSLEKMVEKCLISLNPRASRLVVQLHCKYGVTKTHNLSFQECELLQAVFDKELCANTLRAPARVLVDAVVHFPVTLAEVTLGVSPAGKVSFRNYLDEETEPSRTMVTELCLSEDEFQDVQVQQQSHVTFCLKEFRGLLSFAESSNLPLNIHFDSPGRPAIFTLSDPLLEVHLVLATLSDPNSSSQVCSTTLQARPANGAFPMATPDDDFMGDDIDSYMIAMETTCEEGPGLPSSPTFPQRRPHPGAALESESSTMESDLEGAVPGTPPQKKFRSLFFGSVLTQSQVGTHPGPSQDVLAEDSEGES
- the RAD9A gene encoding cell cycle checkpoint control protein RAD9A isoform X2; its protein translation is MSKLSLRAVNSSRSAYACFLFAPLFFQLYEEGSPDPDGEPFRCKVFMKSFLGVFRSLPSLEKMVEKCLISLNPRASRLVVQLHCKYGVTKTHNLSFQECELLQAVFDKELCANTLRAPARVLVDAVVHFPVTLAEVTLGVSPAGKVSFRNYLDEETEPSRTMVTELCLSEDEFQDVQVQQQSHVTFCLKEFRGLLSFAESSNLPLNIHFDSPGRPAIFTLSDPLLEVHLVLATLSDPNSSSQVCSTTLQARPANGAFPMATPDDDFMGDDIDSYMIAMETTCEEGPGLPSSPTFPQRRPHPGAALESESSTMESDLEGAVPGTPPQKKFRSLFFGSVLTQSQVGTHPGPSQDVLAEDSEGES
- the RAD9A gene encoding cell cycle checkpoint control protein RAD9A isoform X4, whose translation is MKSFLGVFRSLPSLEKMVEKCLISLNPRASRLVVQLHCKYGVTKTHNLSFQECELLQAVFDKELCANTLRAPARVLVDAVVHFPVTLAEVTLGVSPAGKVSFRNYLDEETEPSRTMVTELCLSEDEFQDVQVQQQSHVTFCLKEFRGLLSFAESSNLPLNIHFDSPGRPAIFTLSDPLLEVHLVLATLSDPNSSSQVCSTTLQARPANGAFPMATPDDDFMGDDIDSYMIAMETTCEEGPGLPSSPTFPQRRPHPGAALESESSTMESDLEGAVPGTPPQKKFRSLFFGSVLTQSQVGTHPGPSQDVLAEDSEGES